A genomic window from Glycine max cultivar Williams 82 chromosome 17, Glycine_max_v4.0, whole genome shotgun sequence includes:
- the LOC100789112 gene encoding uncharacterized protein isoform X1, translated as MNMSTMIYDGVCLSLSLSEPRSHSRVNLKSTSVYRLGDWWDVGLNVASLGHSIHYNIFPSGSLMDCNKEEALRAKDIAEKKMENRDFVGARKIALKAQQLYPDLENIAQMLVVCDVHCSAEQKLYGNEMDWYEILQVEQTAGDAIIKKQYRKFALQLHPDKNNFAGAEAAFKLIGEAQRVLLDREKRSLFDMKLRVPMNKPAMSRFDSTVRNNVRSHSTSSNARQQQQQSRQPAQQQQQNGDRPTFWTVCPFCSVRYQYYKEILNKSLCCQNCKRPFFAYEVNVQSTSSPASNSTQQASDQQKDGLNHGTFKMGAGSHGNSQAEKSNMGPYDKKRPSNVSGKPYGKRKRKQVAESSEGSDSMRTNDSEEDIVAGKDGNSGVENHSTSREGLPRRSTRQKHQVSYKENVKNSDNGFLKPRGDGESHGETTKINDQNGLAPELKEVKQKQHLYSERNEETKTDKGKDAVGGSTQMDGTSEHSPDSTSKAENHPNVYVYPDAEFSDFDKGKNKECFTAGQIWAIYDTSEGMPRFYALIRKVLSPGFRLQIIWFEPHPDCKDEINWVNEEMPVACGKYKLSDIDITEDHLMFSHPVLCEKISRNTFKVYPRKGETWALFKNWDIKWYMDVKSHQLYEYEIVEILTDYVEGEGVYVAYMAKLKGFVSLFLRNINEENKSFQIPPQELFRFSHRVPSFKMTGQEGVGVPAGSYELDPGALSVNLEEIAVPETSDVKVGHSSSGLVNTSPSDRSELLMTSEGDASIPKVNLERSNLARENKDSVDDSDNCCAPPVLSSETIEVPDTQFFDFDAGRALEKFQIGQIWAFYSDEDGLPKYYGQIKKIATSPDLELHVYWLTSCWLPENTINWDDKDILISCGRFEVNKTDDLLSVYSTTSCVSHQVHADAVGKNKNYAIFPRKGEVWALYRKWTNKMKCFEMENCEYDIVEVVEETDLSINVLVLEFVSGYTSVFRGKSNEGSSVNLRIPREELLKFSHQIPAFKLTEEHGNLKGFWELDPGALPMHYYGLK; from the exons ATGAATATGAGTACGATGATTTACGATGGtgtctgtctctctctctcactttcAGAACCGAGAAGTCATAGCCG GGTGAATCTGAAATCGACTTCTGTATACCGATTGGGGGACTGGTGGGATGTTGGATTAAATGTAGCTTCACTTGGCCATAGCATCCACTATAATATTTTCCCATCTGGATCTTTGATGGACTGCAATAAAGAAGAGGCCTTAAGGGCCAAGGACATTGCTGAAAAGAAGATGGAAAACAGGGATTTTGTTGGGGCTCGCAAAATTGCTCTAAAGGCTCAGCAGCTGTACCCTGATCTGGAAAATATAGCTCAAATGCTTGTTGTTTGTGATGTGCACTGCTCTGCTGAGCAGAAATTGTATGGTAATGAGATGGATTGGTATGAAATTCTTCAGGTCGAACAGACAGCTGGTGATGCAATAATTAAGAAGCAATATAGGAAGTTTGCTCTCCAACTTCATCCTGACAAAAACAACTTTGCTGGTGCAGAAGCTGCATTTAAGTTGATTGGGGAAGCTCAAAGAGTGCTTTTGGACAGAGAAAAACGTTCTCTCTTTGACATGAAGCTTAGAGTTCCAATGAACAAACCTGCTATGTCACGTTTTGATTCTACAGTGAGGAACAATGTAAGATCCCACTCTACAAGCTCAAATGCTCGGCAGCAACAGCAGCAATCTAGGCAGCCAgcacagcagcagcagcaaaaTGGTGACCGCCCTACTTTTTGGACGGTCTGCCCATTTTGTTCTGTTAGGTATCAATATtacaaagaaattttaaataaatctctTTGCTGTCAAAATTGCAAAAGGCCCTTTTTTGCATATGAAGTGAATGTACAAAGTACATCATCACCAGCATCTAATTCAACTCAGCAAGCTTCTGACCAGCAGAAAGATGGTTTGAATCATGGTACTTTCAAGATGGGTGCTGGATCTCATGGCAATTCACAGGCTGAGAAGTCCAATATGGGGccttatgataaaaaaagaccTAGTAATGTCTCTGGAAAACCATATggaaagaggaagaggaagcagGTGGCTGAATCCAGTGAAGGTTCTGATTCTATGAGAACCAATGATTCTGAAGAAGATATAGTTGCCGGCAAGGATGGTAATTCTGGAGTAGAAAACCATTCAACTTCAAGAGAAGGGCTTCCACGCAGATCTACACGGCAAAAGCATCAAGTTTCCTACAAGGAGAATGTGAAAAACAGTGATAATGGCTTCTTGAAACCACGTGGTGATGGTGAAAGTCATGGTGAGACAACTAAAATAAATGATCAGAATGGTTTAGCTCCTGAACTTAAAGAAGTAAAACAGAAACAACACTTGTATTCTGAAAGAAATGAGGAAACTAAGACAGATAAGGGAAAAGATGCAGTGGGAGGGTCAACACAGATGGATGGAACTTCAGAGCATTCCCCAGATTCAACCTCCAAAGCAGAAAATCATCCAAATGTTTATGTCTATCCTGATGCAGAGTTCAGTGATTTTGACAAGGGCAAGAATAAAGAATGTTTTACTGCTGGGCAGATATGGGCTATTTATGATACATCAGAAGGCATGCCTAGATTCTACGCTTTAATCAGAAAAGTTCTGTCTCCTGGATTCAGGCTGCAGATAATATGGTTTGAACCACATCCAGATTGCAAGGATGAAATCAACTGGGTAAATGAGGAAATGCCTGTTGCTTGTGGGAAATATAAACTTAGTGACATTGACATCACTGAAGATCATCTAATGTTCTCTCATCCCGTTTTGTGTGAAAAAATTAGCCGTAATACTTTTAAAGTGTATCCTAGAAAAGGAGAAACTTGGGCCCTTTTTAAAAATTGGGATATTAAATGGTACATGGATGTGAAATCTCATCAGCTGTATGAATATGAGATTGTTGAAATCTTGACAGATTATGTTGAAGGTGAGGGTGTATATGTTGCATACATGGCTAAGTTGAAAGGTTTTGTAAGTCTCTTCCTTCGAAAtattaatgaagaaaataaatcatttcaAATTCCACCACAGGAATTATTTAGATTCTCTCACAGGGTTCCGTCTTTCAAAATGACTGGTCAGGAAGGAGTGGGTGTACCAGCAGGATCTTATGAACTTGATCCTGGAGCTCTGTCAGTGAATCTTGAAGAGATTGCTGTTCCTGAAACTTCAGATGTGAAGGTTGGTCATAGTTCATCTGGCCTTGTGAATACAAGTCCTTCAGATAGATCAGAACTCCTTATGACATCTGAGGGAGATGCATCTATTCCCAAGGTTAATTTGGAAAGAAGCAATTTGGCAAGAGAGAACAAGGATTCTGTTGATGACAGTGATAATTGTTGTGCCCCTCCAGTATTAAGCTCAGAAACCATCGAAGTTCCAGATACTCAATTCTTCGATTTTGATGCTGGGAGGGCCCTTGAAAAGTTTCAGATTGGTCAGATTTGGGCATTTTACAGTGATGAGGATGGATTGCCAAAATATTATGGTCAGATTAAAAAGATTGCGACAAGCCCGGATCTTGAATTGCATGTTTACTGGCTTACTAGCTGCTGGCTACCAGAGAATACCATTAATTGGGATGACAAAGATATTCTTATTTCCTGTGGCAGATTTGAAGTTAATAAAACAGATGATCTTCTCAGTGTTTATAGTACTACCTCTTGTGTTTCACATCAAGTGCATGCTGATGCTGTTGGTAAGAATAAGAATTATGCCATCTTTCCGAGGAAAGGTGAAGTTTGGGCATTATATAGAAAATggacaaataaaatgaaatgttttGAGATGGAAAATTGCGAGTATGACATAGTTGAAGTTGTTGAAGAAACTGATCTGTCCATAAATGTTTTAGTTCTGGAGTTTGTTAGTGGGTATACTTCAGTTTTCAGGGGCAAATCAAATGAAGGATCATCAGTCAATCTACGAATACCCAGAGAAGAGTTGCTTAAGTTCTCCCACCAAATCCCAGCTTTCAAACTGACAGAAGAGCATGGCAATCTTAAGGGCTTCTGGGAACTTGATCCAGGTGCACTACCAATGCATTATTATGGCTTGAAATGA
- the LOC100789112 gene encoding uncharacterized protein isoform X2 has protein sequence MDCNKEEALRAKDIAEKKMENRDFVGARKIALKAQQLYPDLENIAQMLVVCDVHCSAEQKLYGNEMDWYEILQVEQTAGDAIIKKQYRKFALQLHPDKNNFAGAEAAFKLIGEAQRVLLDREKRSLFDMKLRVPMNKPAMSRFDSTVRNNVRSHSTSSNARQQQQQSRQPAQQQQQNGDRPTFWTVCPFCSVRYQYYKEILNKSLCCQNCKRPFFAYEVNVQSTSSPASNSTQQASDQQKDGLNHGTFKMGAGSHGNSQAEKSNMGPYDKKRPSNVSGKPYGKRKRKQVAESSEGSDSMRTNDSEEDIVAGKDGNSGVENHSTSREGLPRRSTRQKHQVSYKENVKNSDNGFLKPRGDGESHGETTKINDQNGLAPELKEVKQKQHLYSERNEETKTDKGKDAVGGSTQMDGTSEHSPDSTSKAENHPNVYVYPDAEFSDFDKGKNKECFTAGQIWAIYDTSEGMPRFYALIRKVLSPGFRLQIIWFEPHPDCKDEINWVNEEMPVACGKYKLSDIDITEDHLMFSHPVLCEKISRNTFKVYPRKGETWALFKNWDIKWYMDVKSHQLYEYEIVEILTDYVEGEGVYVAYMAKLKGFVSLFLRNINEENKSFQIPPQELFRFSHRVPSFKMTGQEGVGVPAGSYELDPGALSVNLEEIAVPETSDVKVGHSSSGLVNTSPSDRSELLMTSEGDASIPKVNLERSNLARENKDSVDDSDNCCAPPVLSSETIEVPDTQFFDFDAGRALEKFQIGQIWAFYSDEDGLPKYYGQIKKIATSPDLELHVYWLTSCWLPENTINWDDKDILISCGRFEVNKTDDLLSVYSTTSCVSHQVHADAVGKNKNYAIFPRKGEVWALYRKWTNKMKCFEMENCEYDIVEVVEETDLSINVLVLEFVSGYTSVFRGKSNEGSSVNLRIPREELLKFSHQIPAFKLTEEHGNLKGFWELDPGALPMHYYGLK, from the coding sequence ATGGACTGCAATAAAGAAGAGGCCTTAAGGGCCAAGGACATTGCTGAAAAGAAGATGGAAAACAGGGATTTTGTTGGGGCTCGCAAAATTGCTCTAAAGGCTCAGCAGCTGTACCCTGATCTGGAAAATATAGCTCAAATGCTTGTTGTTTGTGATGTGCACTGCTCTGCTGAGCAGAAATTGTATGGTAATGAGATGGATTGGTATGAAATTCTTCAGGTCGAACAGACAGCTGGTGATGCAATAATTAAGAAGCAATATAGGAAGTTTGCTCTCCAACTTCATCCTGACAAAAACAACTTTGCTGGTGCAGAAGCTGCATTTAAGTTGATTGGGGAAGCTCAAAGAGTGCTTTTGGACAGAGAAAAACGTTCTCTCTTTGACATGAAGCTTAGAGTTCCAATGAACAAACCTGCTATGTCACGTTTTGATTCTACAGTGAGGAACAATGTAAGATCCCACTCTACAAGCTCAAATGCTCGGCAGCAACAGCAGCAATCTAGGCAGCCAgcacagcagcagcagcaaaaTGGTGACCGCCCTACTTTTTGGACGGTCTGCCCATTTTGTTCTGTTAGGTATCAATATtacaaagaaattttaaataaatctctTTGCTGTCAAAATTGCAAAAGGCCCTTTTTTGCATATGAAGTGAATGTACAAAGTACATCATCACCAGCATCTAATTCAACTCAGCAAGCTTCTGACCAGCAGAAAGATGGTTTGAATCATGGTACTTTCAAGATGGGTGCTGGATCTCATGGCAATTCACAGGCTGAGAAGTCCAATATGGGGccttatgataaaaaaagaccTAGTAATGTCTCTGGAAAACCATATggaaagaggaagaggaagcagGTGGCTGAATCCAGTGAAGGTTCTGATTCTATGAGAACCAATGATTCTGAAGAAGATATAGTTGCCGGCAAGGATGGTAATTCTGGAGTAGAAAACCATTCAACTTCAAGAGAAGGGCTTCCACGCAGATCTACACGGCAAAAGCATCAAGTTTCCTACAAGGAGAATGTGAAAAACAGTGATAATGGCTTCTTGAAACCACGTGGTGATGGTGAAAGTCATGGTGAGACAACTAAAATAAATGATCAGAATGGTTTAGCTCCTGAACTTAAAGAAGTAAAACAGAAACAACACTTGTATTCTGAAAGAAATGAGGAAACTAAGACAGATAAGGGAAAAGATGCAGTGGGAGGGTCAACACAGATGGATGGAACTTCAGAGCATTCCCCAGATTCAACCTCCAAAGCAGAAAATCATCCAAATGTTTATGTCTATCCTGATGCAGAGTTCAGTGATTTTGACAAGGGCAAGAATAAAGAATGTTTTACTGCTGGGCAGATATGGGCTATTTATGATACATCAGAAGGCATGCCTAGATTCTACGCTTTAATCAGAAAAGTTCTGTCTCCTGGATTCAGGCTGCAGATAATATGGTTTGAACCACATCCAGATTGCAAGGATGAAATCAACTGGGTAAATGAGGAAATGCCTGTTGCTTGTGGGAAATATAAACTTAGTGACATTGACATCACTGAAGATCATCTAATGTTCTCTCATCCCGTTTTGTGTGAAAAAATTAGCCGTAATACTTTTAAAGTGTATCCTAGAAAAGGAGAAACTTGGGCCCTTTTTAAAAATTGGGATATTAAATGGTACATGGATGTGAAATCTCATCAGCTGTATGAATATGAGATTGTTGAAATCTTGACAGATTATGTTGAAGGTGAGGGTGTATATGTTGCATACATGGCTAAGTTGAAAGGTTTTGTAAGTCTCTTCCTTCGAAAtattaatgaagaaaataaatcatttcaAATTCCACCACAGGAATTATTTAGATTCTCTCACAGGGTTCCGTCTTTCAAAATGACTGGTCAGGAAGGAGTGGGTGTACCAGCAGGATCTTATGAACTTGATCCTGGAGCTCTGTCAGTGAATCTTGAAGAGATTGCTGTTCCTGAAACTTCAGATGTGAAGGTTGGTCATAGTTCATCTGGCCTTGTGAATACAAGTCCTTCAGATAGATCAGAACTCCTTATGACATCTGAGGGAGATGCATCTATTCCCAAGGTTAATTTGGAAAGAAGCAATTTGGCAAGAGAGAACAAGGATTCTGTTGATGACAGTGATAATTGTTGTGCCCCTCCAGTATTAAGCTCAGAAACCATCGAAGTTCCAGATACTCAATTCTTCGATTTTGATGCTGGGAGGGCCCTTGAAAAGTTTCAGATTGGTCAGATTTGGGCATTTTACAGTGATGAGGATGGATTGCCAAAATATTATGGTCAGATTAAAAAGATTGCGACAAGCCCGGATCTTGAATTGCATGTTTACTGGCTTACTAGCTGCTGGCTACCAGAGAATACCATTAATTGGGATGACAAAGATATTCTTATTTCCTGTGGCAGATTTGAAGTTAATAAAACAGATGATCTTCTCAGTGTTTATAGTACTACCTCTTGTGTTTCACATCAAGTGCATGCTGATGCTGTTGGTAAGAATAAGAATTATGCCATCTTTCCGAGGAAAGGTGAAGTTTGGGCATTATATAGAAAATggacaaataaaatgaaatgttttGAGATGGAAAATTGCGAGTATGACATAGTTGAAGTTGTTGAAGAAACTGATCTGTCCATAAATGTTTTAGTTCTGGAGTTTGTTAGTGGGTATACTTCAGTTTTCAGGGGCAAATCAAATGAAGGATCATCAGTCAATCTACGAATACCCAGAGAAGAGTTGCTTAAGTTCTCCCACCAAATCCCAGCTTTCAAACTGACAGAAGAGCATGGCAATCTTAAGGGCTTCTGGGAACTTGATCCAGGTGCACTACCAATGCATTATTATGGCTTGAAATGA